In Gossypium arboreum isolate Shixiya-1 chromosome 5, ASM2569848v2, whole genome shotgun sequence, a single genomic region encodes these proteins:
- the LOC108452281 gene encoding uncharacterized protein LOC108452281, whose product MCDEEERELGRQEAPGTCPHCGGKVQAVDVERRWRCCCFFPICFSIKRKYCCTLCSRRLVLYF is encoded by the coding sequence ATGTGTGACGAAGAAGAGAGAGAGTTGGGAAGACAGGAAGCGCCTGGGACTTGTCCGCACTGCGGTGGCAAAGTCCAAGCGGTGGACGTCGAAAGGCGTTGGAGGTGCTGCTGTTTCTTTCCCATTTGCTTCTCCATTAAGCGAAAATATTGCTGCACCTTATGTTCTAGGCGTTTGGTCTTGTatttctag
- the LOC108450691 gene encoding auxin efflux carrier component 2 isoform X2, protein MITGKDIYDVLAAIVPLYIAMMLAYGSVRWWKIFTPDQCSGINRFVAVFAVPLLSFHFISSNDPYAMNYHFIAADSLQKVVILVALFLWQAFTKHGNLEWMITLFSLSTLPNTLVMGIPLLKAMYGDFSGSLMVQIVVLQSVIWYTLMLFMFEYRGAKLLINDQFPETAGSITSFRVESDVVSLNGREPLQADAEIGDDGKLHVVVRRSSASSMVSSFNKSHGLNSLTSMTPRASNLTGVEIYSVQSSREPTPRASSFNQNDFYAMFASKAPSPKHGYNNSFQGAVGDVFSLQSSKGATPRTSNFDEEMLKVAKRRGGRSMSGELYNGGGVPSYPPPNPIFAGSTSGGSKKKESGAMPNKELHMFVWSSSASPVSEGNLRHAVNRAASTDFDSSKPTHQQENAASRAMHELIENMGKSSGGDKDLEILEEGSKFPTSGSPLSCQKKMNMEEGEVAKKQQMPPASVMTRLILIMVWRKLIRNPNTYSSLFGLTWSLISFRWNIQMPTIVSGSIAILSDAGLGMAMFSLGS, encoded by the exons ATGATCACTGGAAAGGACATATACGACGTTCTGGCAGCTATTGTGCCCCTATATATTGCTATGATGTTAGCATATGGGTCGGTGAGGTGGTGGAAAATATTTACCCCAGATCAATGTTCAGGCATCAACCGTTTCGTTGCAGTGTTTGCAGTTCCGTTACTCTCCTTCCATTTCATCTCCTCAAATGATCCATATGCCATGAACTACCACTTCATAGCTGCCGATTCTCTCCAGAAGGTAGTCATCCTCGTTGCCCTTTTCCTATGGCAAGCCTTCACCAAACATGGCAATCTGGAGTGGATGATTACTCTCTTCTCTCTATCCACTCTCCCCAACACTCTTGTCATGGGGATCCCCCTTTTAAAGGCTATGTACGGGGATTTCTCCGGCAGCCTTATGGTTCAAATTGTAGTTTTGCAGAGTGTGATTTGGTACACTCTCATGCTCTTCATGTTTGAATATAGAGGAGCAAAGCTTCTGATCAACGACCAGTTCCCGGAGACTGCTGGATCTATTACCTCTTTCCGAGTAGAGTCGGATGTTGTTTCACTTAATGGCCGCGAGCCTCTACAAGCTGACGCTGAGATTGGTGATGACGGAAAACTCCACGTTGTGGTGAGAAGATCAAGTGCGTCATCAATGGTATCGTCCTTTAACAAATCACATGGACTGAATTCCTTAACGTCCATGACTCCCAGAGCCTCAAACCTTACCGGGGTAGAAATATACTCTGTCCAGTCATCCAGAGAGCCCACTCCCAGGGCTTCAAGCTTTAATCAAAACGATTTCTATGCCATGTTTGCAAGCAAGGCTCCAAGTCCCAAGCATGGCTACAACAACAGCTTCCAGGGGGCAGTTGGTGATGTTTTTTCGCTGCAATCTTCCAAAGGAGCAACACCAAGAACTTCAAACTTCGATGAAGAGATGCTCAAGGTTGCCAAGAGAAGGGGGGGAAGGAGCATGAGCGGCGAGTTGTATAACGGTGGTGGTGTTCCTTCTTATCCACCACCCAATCCAATATTTGCGGGGTCAACTAGCGGTGGCTCTAAGAAGAAGGAAAGTGGCGCAATGCCTAACAAGGAGCTTCACATGTTTGTTTGGAGCTCTAGTGCTTCTCCTGTGTCGGAAGGGAATCTAAGGCATGCAGTTAATAGAGCTGCCTCTACTGACTTTGACTCTTCTAAACCTACCCATCAACAAGAAAACGCTGCTTCAAGAG CAATGCATGAGCTAATTGAAAATATGGGTAAAAGCAGTGGGGGGGACAAGGATTTGGAGATATTAGAGGAGGGATCCAAGTTTCCAACAAGTGGATCTCCCTTGAGTTGTCAGAAAAAGATGAACATGGAAGAAGGCGAAGTGGCAAAGAAACAACAGATGCCTCCTGCAAGTGTGATGACAAGGCTTATTCTTATCATGGTTTGGAGGAAGCTCATTAGGAACCCTAACACATATTCCAGTCTTTTCGGCTTGACTTGGTCCCTCATATCTTTCAG GTGGAACATTCAGATGCCAACAATTGTAAGTGGGTCGATAGCAATATTATCCGATGCTGGTCTGGGAATGGCAATGTTTAGTCTAG GATCATAG
- the LOC108450691 gene encoding auxin efflux carrier component 2 isoform X1, which yields MITGKDIYDVLAAIVPLYIAMMLAYGSVRWWKIFTPDQCSGINRFVAVFAVPLLSFHFISSNDPYAMNYHFIAADSLQKVVILVALFLWQAFTKHGNLEWMITLFSLSTLPNTLVMGIPLLKAMYGDFSGSLMVQIVVLQSVIWYTLMLFMFEYRGAKLLINDQFPETAGSITSFRVESDVVSLNGREPLQADAEIGDDGKLHVVVRRSSASSMVSSFNKSHGLNSLTSMTPRASNLTGVEIYSVQSSREPTPRASSFNQNDFYAMFASKAPSPKHGYNNSFQGAVGDVFSLQSSKGATPRTSNFDEEMLKVAKRRGGRSMSGELYNGGGVPSYPPPNPIFAGSTSGGSKKKESGAMPNKELHMFVWSSSASPVSEGNLRHAVNRAASTDFDSSKPTHQQENAASRAMHELIENMGKSSGGDKDLEILEEGSKFPTSGSPLSCQKKMNMEEGEVAKKQQMPPASVMTRLILIMVWRKLIRNPNTYSSLFGLTWSLISFRWNIQMPTIVSGSIAILSDAGLGMAMFSLGLFMALQPRIIACGKSVATFSMAVRFLTGPAVIAATSIAIGLRGVLLHVAIVQAALPQGIVPFVFAKEYNVHPDILSTAVIFGMLIALPITILYYVLLGL from the exons ATGATCACTGGAAAGGACATATACGACGTTCTGGCAGCTATTGTGCCCCTATATATTGCTATGATGTTAGCATATGGGTCGGTGAGGTGGTGGAAAATATTTACCCCAGATCAATGTTCAGGCATCAACCGTTTCGTTGCAGTGTTTGCAGTTCCGTTACTCTCCTTCCATTTCATCTCCTCAAATGATCCATATGCCATGAACTACCACTTCATAGCTGCCGATTCTCTCCAGAAGGTAGTCATCCTCGTTGCCCTTTTCCTATGGCAAGCCTTCACCAAACATGGCAATCTGGAGTGGATGATTACTCTCTTCTCTCTATCCACTCTCCCCAACACTCTTGTCATGGGGATCCCCCTTTTAAAGGCTATGTACGGGGATTTCTCCGGCAGCCTTATGGTTCAAATTGTAGTTTTGCAGAGTGTGATTTGGTACACTCTCATGCTCTTCATGTTTGAATATAGAGGAGCAAAGCTTCTGATCAACGACCAGTTCCCGGAGACTGCTGGATCTATTACCTCTTTCCGAGTAGAGTCGGATGTTGTTTCACTTAATGGCCGCGAGCCTCTACAAGCTGACGCTGAGATTGGTGATGACGGAAAACTCCACGTTGTGGTGAGAAGATCAAGTGCGTCATCAATGGTATCGTCCTTTAACAAATCACATGGACTGAATTCCTTAACGTCCATGACTCCCAGAGCCTCAAACCTTACCGGGGTAGAAATATACTCTGTCCAGTCATCCAGAGAGCCCACTCCCAGGGCTTCAAGCTTTAATCAAAACGATTTCTATGCCATGTTTGCAAGCAAGGCTCCAAGTCCCAAGCATGGCTACAACAACAGCTTCCAGGGGGCAGTTGGTGATGTTTTTTCGCTGCAATCTTCCAAAGGAGCAACACCAAGAACTTCAAACTTCGATGAAGAGATGCTCAAGGTTGCCAAGAGAAGGGGGGGAAGGAGCATGAGCGGCGAGTTGTATAACGGTGGTGGTGTTCCTTCTTATCCACCACCCAATCCAATATTTGCGGGGTCAACTAGCGGTGGCTCTAAGAAGAAGGAAAGTGGCGCAATGCCTAACAAGGAGCTTCACATGTTTGTTTGGAGCTCTAGTGCTTCTCCTGTGTCGGAAGGGAATCTAAGGCATGCAGTTAATAGAGCTGCCTCTACTGACTTTGACTCTTCTAAACCTACCCATCAACAAGAAAACGCTGCTTCAAGAG CAATGCATGAGCTAATTGAAAATATGGGTAAAAGCAGTGGGGGGGACAAGGATTTGGAGATATTAGAGGAGGGATCCAAGTTTCCAACAAGTGGATCTCCCTTGAGTTGTCAGAAAAAGATGAACATGGAAGAAGGCGAAGTGGCAAAGAAACAACAGATGCCTCCTGCAAGTGTGATGACAAGGCTTATTCTTATCATGGTTTGGAGGAAGCTCATTAGGAACCCTAACACATATTCCAGTCTTTTCGGCTTGACTTGGTCCCTCATATCTTTCAG GTGGAACATTCAGATGCCAACAATTGTAAGTGGGTCGATAGCAATATTATCCGATGCTGGTCTGGGAATGGCAATGTTTAGTCTAG GCTTATTCATGGCATTACAACCCAGGATCATAGCTTGCGGAAAATCTGTAGCAACATTTTCCATGGCTGTCAGGTTTTTGACGGGTCCCGCTGTCATTGCTGCAACCTCCATAGCCATTGGTCTTCGTGGGGTTCTTTTGCATGTCGCTATCGTTCAG GCTGCCCTTCCACAAGGAATAGTTCCATTTGTGTTTGCCAAGGAGTATAATGTTCATCCCGACATACTTAGCACTGC GGTTATTTTCGGAATGTTGATTGCTCTGCCCATTACAATACTCTACTATGTGCTTCTTGGACTGTAA